CTGGAATGAATGTTCGCTATGCTTCCGATCCTTACTGGGGTGAGAAAATAGCCAGCATCATGATGACTATCAATAGCAAACTTGGTGGAAGAGACTAATCAAAAAATCAACGGTAACTACTAAAAAAGTGGTTATCGTTTTTGTTTTAAACATTGGAGGAGAAATAGTATAATAACAGTCTCTTTATTCTTGAACAATTAACAAAATGATAGTAAAATGTAATAGGAGATATTAATCTAATTACTATATAAAAAGGAGAATTTTATGAAAAAGTTACTATCCTTCTCAATTGCCTTGCTTTCAATCACAACACTAGTTGCTTGTTCTGGACATAAGGCGGAATCAAAGGTCCCAGAAGAAAAAATTGAACAGAAGCAAATCAAGTTTGATGAGAAGTTGTTTAAAGAAGCTGGACTCTTGCCTTTTAAAAATGAGAAACAACTAGAACTTGGGGAATTGGATTCTAAATCACGCGCAACGGGTGCTCATATTCAACTTAAGGACAGCGATGAGCCAACTGAGAAGAGAGAGTCCAAGTTGACTTATAATCCAGTTGGATGGCACAACTATAAATTCTTTTATGGGGATGGTAAAAAAGAAGCTTGGTTGATGAGTCGAGGCCATCTTATCGGGTACCAGTTTAGCGGATTGAATGATGAAAAGAGGAATCTGGTTCCAATGACTAACTGGCTAAATGTTGGAACTTATTATGGTACAGATAATACTAATCAAGAAAGTATGCTTTACTATGAGAATCGCTTGGACTCTTGGTTGGCCAATCACCCCAACTACTATCTTGACTACAAGGTGACCCCAATCTATCAGAAAGATGAATTGATTCCGAGACAAATTGAATTGCAGTATGTGGGAATCGATGAAAACAGCAAACTCTTGGAAATCAAACTAGGTGGTAGTAAAGAAAAGGTTGATCAGCATTCAGTGACGCATGTCGTTTTAGACAATGTTTCAGCTAATGCGGAAATCAATTACTTGGACGGTACGGCTAAAAATACAGTTGAAAACAAAGAAGAAAAAGCTAAAAAAGAAGCTGAAGAAAAGGCTAAGAAGGAAGCTGAGGAAAAAGCCAAGAAAGAGGCTGAAGAAAAAGAAGCAGCTGAAAAGAAAGCAAAAGAAGAAGAACAGGAAAAAGCTCGCAAAGCCGCACAAGAACAGGAAGAAAGCCAGGAATCAAACTCGCAATCAACAAATTCAGGTGGCTACTTTAGAGA
This genomic stretch from Streptococcus sp. 1643 harbors:
- a CDS encoding DNA/RNA non-specific endonuclease; this encodes MKKLLSFSIALLSITTLVACSGHKAESKVPEEKIEQKQIKFDEKLFKEAGLLPFKNEKQLELGELDSKSRATGAHIQLKDSDEPTEKRESKLTYNPVGWHNYKFFYGDGKKEAWLMSRGHLIGYQFSGLNDEKRNLVPMTNWLNVGTYYGTDNTNQESMLYYENRLDSWLANHPNYYLDYKVTPIYQKDELIPRQIELQYVGIDENSKLLEIKLGGSKEKVDQHSVTHVVLDNVSANAEINYLDGTAKNTVENKEEKAKKEAEEKAKKEAEEKAKKEAEEKEAAEKKAKEEEQEKARKAAQEQEESQESNSQSTNSGGYFRDKNGRWHRPNGKFASKKEIREAGLQW